The genomic interval CAATGATGGAAATACGGTCATTCGGAACCCCCCGATTCAGAAGCCGTTGGATGCAATCGTGTAGCTTGCTTTCTTCCTTGAAAGCAGCAGATACACACTTTTGAGGTGGATTAGCAAAGGTACTCATCGATGTCCTCTAGGTGTTGTGATTTGTTTTAGCCATTGACCATTCCATTCATCTAACAATTAAATTATCATGCTTGCATTCCAGATTGCCTAAATCGCATAGCAAACTCGAGAGAAAGCTGTAAATTGAAGTGACTTCTATCTCCACTATAGATTTCTGACAAGAACTTTATCAAGAGTTATGACAAGAACTTTATCAAGAGTTATGAATTGAGAGGCTATTTAAGAACGGGAGAAAAACGGCTTCTGGGTGGGTTGGCTGAGGCATGAAGCTCCCCCCACCTATTGCCCTTTATACAGCGTTGGGTAGCAGCCTGTATGCGCGTTCAGGGTAGGAGGTTTGTCATCTCGTCTACCCAAGAACATCGCAGTGCTCCGCCCATACCGCTTGCGGTTGGGTGGTGGTGAGGCGATGTCCCTCCGGGTCATCCGGAGGACGATGCGCCCAGCAATCACTCAATCTTGGCCTGCTGCTGAATGTACTGGGTGAGCACAGCAAGAGGCGCGCCACCACAAGAAATGATGCAGTATGAACGGCTCCAGAAGACGGGCTTGCCACGGTAGACCTTGACTAGGTGCTCAGCAAACTCTTTGCGAATCAAGCGACTGGAAACAGTTTTCAGGTTGTTCACCAGTTTTGAGGGCTGAACCTTTGGGTTAACGGACATGAGCAAATGAACATGATCCGCCTCCCCATTGAACTCGATTAATTCTCCCTCCCACTTTTGCAGGGTTTCCGCAAATATTTCCCTGAGCCTATTCAGCATGGGTTGAGTGATACACTTGCGGCGGTACTTAGTGCAAGCGACTAAGTGAAAGTAGATGCTGTAAGAGCAGTGATAGAGGGCGTTTAAGGGCAGTGACATTGGGTGCGACTAAGTGTTGCACTGCGCCTATGATAACCCTGACGTATGAGTACAAGCTAAAACCGACCAAGCAGCAGGCCGAACAGATCGACCACGATTTAGAGGTGTGCCGTAGGGTCTGGAATGATGCGCTGAGGGAGCGCAAAGACTGGATGGCTTCTCGTAAGTGTCCGGTCAATGCCTGCTCTCTGCGTAGCGAGTACCTCATCCCGGCAGACGCGCCATACCCCAGCTTTAAGCTGCAATGCCAACGGCTGACTGAGGCAAAGCGGCTTGATGAGGATCTCGCCTCTGTCAATGCCCAGGCATTGCAGCAGGTTTTGAGGCGTTTAGACCAAGCGTTTGATCGTCGCAAAAAGTTGGGGGCTGGGTTCCCCCGGTTCAAAAAGCCGGGACAGATGCGGTCGTTTTCGTTCCCTCAACGCCCAGGGTGATGAGCTGCCAGTAGCGCCCCGTGCGATCGCTCAAAACCCCAATCCCGAGGCGCAATCCGTAGGCCAACAACTCGCCGCTGCCAGCCACCAGGCCCACGACAGTACTACTGGCCCCCAGGGATCCCAAAAAAGCACCCGAAATGCTGCGCGCCCCTTCGTAAGTGGCATCCGCGCACAAACCGACGATCCCCAACAGCAGAATAAAGCGCAGGGCACTGGGTGAATCGGGCATAGGAATCTCTTAGGGGACTCTAATCGCGTTGGGGTACATGGAGCAGAATCTGGACGGGATGGAGGGTCACTAGGCCATCGGTGATCATCGCCTTGATCTCAGTTGACACTCCCCCGTTTTACAAACGGGGGATTCTCCCTTCTAGCTCCCCACAGCTTGCAGCTGTGGAGGATTCATGGAGTTCAGGGGATTGCCAACTACCCCATCCCCTGAGCCGACCCTACCTATTACGGGCAGGGCTTCTTTTAGACTCAAGGGACATGAGAACCCGTCCCACCGAGCAAGGTTCATTGCGGCATTCCAGTCCGCGTCACAGCAATACCCGTCCTGCCCGGTGAACAAATGCCCACTCCTTTTACCAATCAATCCTGTCCTGTGGTCGGTTTTGGACGTATAGGCAGCAGGGCGCTTGTGCAGCGTCCTACCCGCCATTTCCAGCTTGTAGGCAGTCTTCCACTCCAGGTCGTAGTACGACCAGCTGTGCCGTGATTTACCGGCATCAGAGCGAGCCTTCTGGCTCTGTCTGGACTGGCGAATACCCGAGAGGTCTTCCATCCACACATCGGCATTCACCGCATTGG from Thermostichus vulcanus str. 'Rupite' carries:
- the tnpA gene encoding IS200/IS605 family transposase translates to MSLPLNALYHCSYSIYFHLVACTKYRRKCITQPMLNRLREIFAETLQKWEGELIEFNGEADHVHLLMSVNPKVQPSKLVNNLKTVSSRLIRKEFAEHLVKVYRGKPVFWSRSYCIISCGGAPLAVLTQYIQQQAKIE
- a CDS encoding helix-turn-helix domain-containing protein — translated: MITLTYEYKLKPTKQQAEQIDHDLEVCRRVWNDALRERKDWMASRKCPVNACSLRSEYLIPADAPYPSFKLQCQRLTEAKRLDEDLASVNAQALQQVLRRLDQAFDRRKKLGAGFPRFKKPGQMRSFSFPQRPG
- a CDS encoding zinc ribbon domain-containing protein — its product is GEVAYRRRRFQKRRAQLQQAGKYRALKRLERKEARWMRAVNHTISRRVVRFANAVNADVWMEDLSGIRQSRQSQKARSDAGKSRHSWSYYDLEWKTAYKLEMAGRTLHKRPAAYTSKTDHRTGLIGKRSGHLFTGQDGYCCDADWNAAMNLARWDGFSCPLSLKEALPVIGRVGSGDGVVGNPLNSMNPPQLQAVGS